In Pseudomonas lutea, the genomic stretch GGATCTCGTGACGCACCTGGGTGAATGCCGACAACGCGGCACTGCCCACCCGCTGCGTCGGCGAATCAGGCGTGACCAGATGCGGGTTCTCCGCCTCCAGCGCCTTGAGCTCGTGAAACAGGCGGTCGTATTCCACGTCCGGGATGCTCGGTTCGTCGAGCACGTGGTAACGGTAGTTGTGCTGATCCAGCTCAGCGCGCAATTCCAGGATGCGGGTTTCGGCGGCTTTCATAGGCGTATTCTCAAAATGCAAAAGAGCAGCCGAAGCTGCTCAATTTGTGATGCTTGTAACTGTAGGAGCCTGGTGGCCGGCGAAAGTGTCCGTGCAATCGACGCGCTGGTGACTGACCCACCGCAATCGCGGGCAAGCGCGCTCCTACAGGGACACGCCACTCAACGAATCAGCGACGCTGGGTCAATGCGCGGCGTTCGAACTCGACGATGCGCTGACGGTAGTGCTCGATGGTCTGCGCGGTCATGACGCTGCGCTGGTCATCTTTCAATTCACCGTTGAGCTCATGGGCCAGCTTGCGAGCGGCGGCAACCATCACATCGAATGCCTGCTTGGGATGACGCGGGCCCGGCAGGCCGAGGAAGAAGCTCACCGCGCGAGTACTGAAATGGTCGATGTCGTCCAGATCGAACACGCCCGGCTTGACTGCGTTGGCCATCGAAAACAGCACTTCACCATTGCCCGCCATGCTTTCGTGACGGTGGAAAATGTCCATCTCGCCGAAGCGCAGGCCGCTTTCCAGAATGTTCTGCAGCAGCGCCGGGCCCTTGAAGCCGCTTTCGTCCCGGGAAATAACGCTGATCACCAGCACTTCTTCAACCGGCGGCAGGTCCTTGTCTTCGGTAATGCGCTGGTTCGGCTTGTCGTCCGGGAAATCATCATCGCGTGCGCTGAACAGATCCGGCCCATTGGCGCTCAAGTTCAGATCGCCCTGATGTGGCTCGTCCTTGCGCTTGCCGCGGCGAGGCTCACGTTCGGCACGCTCACGCGGCGCGGCGCTCATGGTCGGCAGGTCGTGCTCGTCCAGTTGCGGCTCTTTGTGCGTGTCCAGCACGCGAGCAGGACCGAGCACTTCGGCGGACGTTGGTTCATCGTCGTCCGGCACGTTGGAGAAACTGCGGTCCAGCCTGAATTTCAACTTACCCTTGCCGCCGCGCATCCGGCGCCAGCCATCAAAAAGAATACCGGCGATGACAATTATGCCGATGACGATCAGCCACTCTCGCAGACCGATTTCCATGTAGTCCCGTGCCTCTAATGAAATTCTGAAAAATTAAGGGCGCAAACCCCTTTAAAACGTGGAGCCAACTCTATGTTCTGAATGGCCTTTTACCCACGCGAAATGAAAAAGTGGCCATTAAGCTAGCACGACCAAAGGCAACTTTACACCGTCTCGTACATCTGGCAGGTCACAAGCATCTGTCACGCTGCAACGGTGGTTCCTGTACGGGTCGTGCGACTGCCACCTTTGCCCATCAATCTGCATGACCGCCGCGCGATCAACTGCGCATCCACTATGACTCCACCAGCGCCATCGCCTCCTCCACGTCTACCGCCACCAGCCGCGAACAGCCGGGTTCGTGCATGGTGACGCCCATCAACTGATCGGCCATTTCCATGGCGATCTTGTTGTGGGTGATGTAGATGAACTGCACCGTCTGTGACATCTCCTTGACCAACCGGGCATAGCGCCCCACGTTGGCGTCGTCCAGCGGTGCGTCGACTTCATCGAGCATGCAGAACGGCGCCGGGTTGAGCTTGAAGATGGCGAAAACGAGTGCCAGTGCGGTCAAGGCCTTCTCACCGCCGGACAGCAAATGAATCGTGCTGTTTTTCTTGCCGGGAGGACGCGCCATGATCGTCACCCCTGTATCGAGTAAATCTTCGCCCGTCAGTTCCAAGTAAGCGCTGCCGCCACCGAAAACTTTTGGAAAGAGTGCCTGAATTCCGCTGTTTATCTGATCAAAGGTCTCTTTGAAGCGGTTGCGCGTTTCCTTGTCGATTTTGCGGATCACGCTTTCGAGCGTATCCAGCGCCTCGACCAGGTCGGCGTCCTGCGCGTCCAGGTAGCGTTTGCGTTCGGACTGCTGCTGATACTCGTCGATGGCCGCCAGGTTAATCGCACCCAGCCGCTGAATCCGCGCGGCGATGCGCTCCAGCTCGTCCTCTGCGTCTTTCTCGTTCGCGTCAACGGTCAGGGTCGTCAGAACGCCGTCCAGGTCGTAGCCGTCTTCGTGCAATTGCTCTTGCAAGGCCTTGCGTCGCACGGTGAGGGTTTGCCATTCCAGGCGCTGCTGCTCCAGCTGCCCGCGCAACAGCTGCGATTGCTGCTCGGCCTGGGTGCGGCGCTTCTCGGCGTCACGCAACTCGCGATCAGCGTCTTCCAGCGCGTTCTTGGCGGTGCGCATTTCCTCGTCGACCACCATGCGCCTCTCCAGCAGCTCTTCGAGCTTCATGCGCAGTTCTTCCAGCGGCGCGGCGCCCTCCTCCAGGTTGAGGCTCAGTTGCTCGCGCTTTTCGGTCAGGCGTTCGGACTGCATCTCCAGACGCTCCAGCGCCTGGCGCGTGGAATCGTGCTGGGCACGCAATGAGCCGAGGCGCACGGCCAGCTGGTTGGCGTGATCCTTGTGCTGACGAGCTTCCTGCCGCACGCGATCCAGACGCTCGCGCAGGCTGTCGCGCCGGGCCAGCAGCAGTTCGCGCTGTTCGGTGTCCAGCGCCATGCTGTCGAGGGCGTCCTGCAGTTGCAGGCGCGACTCGCCAAGGGTTTCCTGCTCCATGGCCCGCTGTTCAGCGAGCTCGGTTAATTCTTCGTCCAGCCGGGTGCGCCGCAGGGTCAACTGCTCGACCTTGGCTTTGGCAGCGGACAACTGCGCTTTCAGCTCGCTTTGCTGACGGGCTTCGTCCTGCAAGCGACGGCGCAATTGCTCGCGGTGATCTTCCTGGGTGCGCTGCTGCTCGCGCTGGCTGAGCAGTTGTTCATCCAGCGCCGCCAGCGTGGCTTCACGCTCTTCGCGCTCGGCCTCTAGACGCTGCAATTCCTGCCCCCGGGCCAGCACGCCACTTTCGGCCTCGCTGGCCCGGCGCACGCGCAGAAAATCCCGCCCGACCCAGTAGCCATCGCGGCTGATCAGGCTTTGCCCGGCGCTCAATTGGCCGCGCAGCGACAGCGCATCGTCAAGGGTTTCAACGGGTTTGACCGGGCCCAGCCAGTGGGTCAGATCGACCTGTGTCTCGACCTTGTCGAGCAAACTCCCAGGGATGCGCGTCACGTCGGCGCCGGCGCTCACCAGCCGCAGGTCGCCCTGGCTGAAACCGGCCAGGTCGAGCCCGGCAAATTCGTCGACCAGCACAGCATTCAGATCGGCGCCCAGCACGGTCTCCACCGCCAGTTCCCAACCGGCCTCAACGCGCAGCCCCTCCGCCAGTCGCGGACGCTCACTCAGTTGATGATCGCGCAGCCACTCCGCCGTGCCGGTGCCCGGATCAAGCGCAGCCTGTTGCAGCGCCTCCAGCGAGGCGATGCGGCCGTTCAGGCGTTGCAAATCGCCCTGGGCCTGTTGCTGCGACTGCGTGGCCTGCTGCAGATCGACGCGCAGCTGCTCAAGGCGCTCGATAAGCTGCTCTTCTTCAGCATTCAGTTCCTCGAGAGCCATGTCGCGCGCAGCAAGGTCCTCGCTGAGTTCAAGAATGGCCGCGTCTTCAGGATCAGCCGCGAGCAATTGGCGCTCTTCGCCCAACCGCCGCTGACGCTCGGCCAGACGCTCCAGGCTGGTTTCCAGCTGCTGGATGCGCGACTGCTGCACCTCGGCCTGACGCCGGGGCTCGGCAGAGGTGAGATTGAAAGCGTCCCACTGCTCCTGCCAGCCGTGCATTGCGGTTTCGGCTTCTTCCAGCGCGGCGGCGGATTCTTCGGCGGCCGCAAGGGTGATGTCCTGTTCCGGCTCGAGCATTTCCAGCTCTTCGCCAAGCGTGGCCAACAGCGTGCGGTCATGGCCCAAGTGGGATTCGGTTTCCTGGCGCGCACGTTCGGCTTCGCGCAGGTCATCCTGCAACTGGCGCAAGCGTTGCTGGCCGTGCTGGATGCTTTGCTCGACGCGCGCAATGTCACCGCCCACCGAGTAGAAACGGCCCTGTACCAGATTGAACCGCTCGGAGAGGTCGTGATGGCCATCACGCAGGCGTTCGATAGCGGCGTCGGCACTGCGCTGATCGGCCACCAGCGCCTCAAAGCCGACTTCCTGATTGCCGATCACCGATTCGCGCTGTGCCACTTGTTCGTTCAGCGCCTGCCAACGCAACGCAGACAACTGCGCCTTGAGTTGACGCTCCTCGGCTTTGTATTCCTGATATTTCTCGGCGGCCTGGGCCTGACGCTGCAGACGCTCCAGCTGACGGCCCAGTTCGTCGCGCAAATCGGTCAGGCGTGCCAGGTTCTCGTGGGTGCGCCGGATGCGGTTTTCGGTGTCGCGGCGACGCTCCTTGTACTTGGAGATGCCCGCCGCTTCTTCGATGAAATTGCGCAGGTCCTCGGGCTTGGCTTCGATCAGCTTGGAAATCATGCCCTGCTCGATGATCGAGTAGCTGCGCGGGCCCAGGCCGGTGCCGAGGAAGATGTCAGTGATGTCGCGGCGGCGGCATTTGGTGCCGTTCAGGTAATAGCTGTTCTGACTGTCGCGGGTGACTTTGCGGCGAATGGAAATCTCGGCGTAACTGGCGTATTCACCGACCAGCGTGCCGTCGGAATTGTCGAAAACCAGCTCGATGCTCGCCTGGCTCACCGGCTTGCGGCTGGTGGAGCCATTGAAGATAACGTCAGTCATCGACTCGCCGCGCAGGTTCTTGGCCGAGCTTTCGCCCATGACCCAGCGCACCGCGTCGATGATGTTGGATTTGCCGCATCCGTTGGGGCCGACCACGGCCGCCATGTTGCTGGGGAAGTTCACGGTCGTCGGGTCAACGAACGATTTGAACCCCGCCAGCCTGATGCACTTCAGGCGCATGGATCAGCTGGCTTCCAGGGCGGACAGCACCGACTGGCAGCTGCGCTCGGCGTAACGGGTGAGCACATCGCGGATGCGCGCAAGATCTCGCACCACGACCGCTTCAAGCAATTGACTGAAGAGGGTCAGGTACTCGCTCATTTCTGCCTGGCGCTGGTCCAGCGCCAGGAAATAAAAACGGCTCATCGAGGGTTGCAGGTTCTCGACGGTCTCTTCCAGGTAGGGATTGTTGGCGAACGGATAGGCCGCGCGCATCACGTTGAAACTGTCTTCAACGAAGGCTTTGACGTCCTGGCGTTCGCCACTGGCGATCAGCCGCTGCTGGATCTGCATGAAGGGCGCGAGGTCCAGCGGCTCTTTCCAGCTGCGCGCAACGGCAAGGCCCAGCAGGATGTACATTTCGCTCATCAGCGCGCACAAGCTGGTGATGTTGTGCGGGGTCAGCACCGACACCTGCGCACCACGGCGCGGCAGGATCACAATCAAGTGACGACGCTCCAGAATCAACAACGCTTCGCGCACCGAACCGCGGCTGACATTCAGCGCGGCCGTGACTTTCTGTTCCTGAATCCGCTCTCCGGGCTTGAGCTCGCCGCGGATGACCCGTTCGGCAAGGTGATGAGCGATCTGCTCGGCGAGGCTGTCAGGTGCCTTGAACGTCATTTCTTTCCTTCAACTTCATTAGCTGCAAACAAGCGGCGGAGTGTATCGCACTGCTCACCTGTGGCGCAGGGCCATCCTGTGGAAACTGGCACGAAATAAGCAGAAACATGGAAGTTCTGACCACTGGTTCTCACCGCCACGACCCGCTGTAGCAACGACGGTCGGTCGGCAATGAAACGAAACAGTGATTTTCTTGACCTTTGAGTCAGAAATTTATTGACCCGATAGTCAGAGCTGATAAATTCATCGACACGTTCGATGACACGCTCGTCGGCGGCTGTGAGCGGTGCTTATCAACGACAAGAACGAGGCGCGACCCGTGATCCAGTTTCTGCTGAACCAAGAGCTGAAAACCGAACACGCTCTGGACCCCAACGTGACGGTGCTCAATTACCTGCGCGAGCATCTGCACAAGTCCGGCACCAAAGAGGGTTGCGCCAGCGGGGACTGCGGCGCGTGCACTGTCGTGGTGGGCGAATTGACCACCGATGCTGCGGGACAGGAGCAACTGAGTTATCGCAGCCTCAACTCCTGCCTGACCTTTGTGGCCTCGCTGCACGGCAAACAATTGCTCAGCGTCGAGGACCTCAAACATCGGGGTCAATTGCACAGCGTTCAACAGGCAATGGTGGACTGCCACGGCTCACAGTGCGGGTTCTGTACACCAGGCTTCATCATGTCGCTGTTTGCACTGCAGAAAAACAGCACCGAGAACGCGTCGTCTGAATCCAGACAGGCCCAGGCCCACGAGGCCCTGGCCGGCAACCTGTGCCGCTGCACCGGGTATCGACCGATTCTCGCTGCCGCCGAGCAATGCTGCAGAGCACCGCAAGCGGACCAGTTCGATGCCCTGAAGGCCCAGACCATTGCGCGCCTCAAGGCCATCGTACCGACGCAGACCGGCGAACTGGACAGCGGCGACAAGCGCTGCCTGGTGCCGCTGACCGTGGCCGATCTGGCCGATCTCTACAGTGCTCACCCGCACGCCAGGCTGTTGGCCGGCGGCACCGATCTGGCCCTTGAAGTCACCCAGTTTCACCGCCCGCTGCCGGTAATGATTTACGTCGGCAACGTGGCCGAGATGAAAACAGTCCAGCACTTCGACGACCGCATCGAGATTGGCGCGGCCACATCACTCACCGACTGCTATGACGCGCTGAGCCACGAGTACCCGGACTTCGGCCAGCTCCTGCACCGTTTTGCATCGCTGCAAATCCGCAATCAGGGCACCCTCGGTGGCAACATCGGCAACGCCTCGCCCATTGGTGACTCCCCGCCCCTGCTCATCGCTCTGGGTGCGCAAATCGTGCTGCGCAAAGGTGAGCAGCGCCGCATCCTGGCGCTGGAGGATTACTTCATCGACTACCGCGTGACCGCGCGGCAGGAAAGCGAATTCATCGAGCGCATCATCGTGCCCCGGGCCAACGCCCGACAGACGTTCCGCGCCTACAAGGTGTCCAAGCGGCTGGACGACGATATTTCGGCGGTCTGTGCGGCGTTCCGGCTGCAGGTGGAAAATGACGTCATCGTCGACGCCCGCGCTGCATTTGGCGGGATGGCGGCCATTCCCAAACGTGCCACGCGCTGCGAGCAGGCGCTGATCGGGCAGCCGTGGACCGAGGCCACCGTGGAGCGTGCGTGTGGGGCGCTGGCAGAAGATTTCACCCCGCTGACGGATTTCCGCGCGAGCAAGGAATACCGGCTGCTCAGCGCGCAAAACCTGTTGCGCAAGTACTTCATTGAAGTGAAGACGCCCCACATTCAGACGCGGGTGACAGACTATGTCTAACCATCATTCAGCCAGGTCCCAAGAGGACATGCTCGCCCTGTTTCAACAGGACCTGACCACCGGCGTCGGCCGCAGCGTCAAGCACGACAGTGCCGACAAGCACGTGTCCGGCGAAGCGATTTACATCGATGACCGTCTGGAATTCCCCAATCAGCTGCACGTCTACGCACGCCTGTCCGATCGTGCCCACGCGCGCATCGTTCGCGTCGACGTATCGCCTTGCTACGCCTTCGAGGGTGTGCGCATCGCCATCACCCACGGCGACATTCCGGGTTTGAAGGACATCGGTCCGCTGCTGCCGGGCGACCCGTTGTTGGCCATCGACACGGTGGAGTTCGTTGGTCAGCCGGTGATTGCCGTGGCGGCTCGGGATCTGGAAACCGCGCGCAAGGCGGCGATGGCCGCGATCATCGAGTACGAAGACCTGGAGCCGGTGCTGGAGGTGGTTCAGGCGTATCGCAACAAGCACTTTGTGCTCGACAGCCACACTCACCAGCGCGGCGATTCGGCCACCGCCCTGGCGTCCGCGCCCCACCGGCTTCAGGGCACGCTGCACATCGGCGGCCAGGAGCATTTCTATCTGGAGACGCAGATTTCTTCGGTCATGCCCACTGAAGATGGCGGCATGATCGTCTACTGCTCGACGCAGAATCCGACCGAAGTGCAAAAGCTCGTCGCCGAAGTGCTGGACGTTTCGATGAACAAAGTCGTCGTGGACATGCGGCGCATGGGCGGTGGCTTCGGCGGCAAGGAAACCCAGGCCGCGAGCCCGGCTTGCCTGTGCGCAGTGATCGCTCGCCTCACCGGGCAACCGACCAAGATGCGCCTGCCGCGCATGGAAGACATGATGATGACCGGCAAGCGTCATCCGTTTTATGTCGAATACGACGTGGGGTTTGACGACGACGGGCGCTTGCAGGGTATCCAGCTGGACCTGGCCGGCAACTGCGGTTATTCGCCCGATTTGTCGGCCTCGATCGTCGACCGCGCGATGTTTCACGCCGATAACGCTTACTACCTGGGCGATGCCACCATCAACGGTCATC encodes the following:
- the zipA gene encoding cell division protein ZipA, whose translation is MEIGLREWLIVIGIIVIAGILFDGWRRMRGGKGKLKFRLDRSFSNVPDDDEPTSAEVLGPARVLDTHKEPQLDEHDLPTMSAAPRERAEREPRRGKRKDEPHQGDLNLSANGPDLFSARDDDFPDDKPNQRITEDKDLPPVEEVLVISVISRDESGFKGPALLQNILESGLRFGEMDIFHRHESMAGNGEVLFSMANAVKPGVFDLDDIDHFSTRAVSFFLGLPGPRHPKQAFDVMVAAARKLAHELNGELKDDQRSVMTAQTIEHYRQRIVEFERRALTQRR
- the smc gene encoding chromosome segregation protein SMC: MRLKCIRLAGFKSFVDPTTVNFPSNMAAVVGPNGCGKSNIIDAVRWVMGESSAKNLRGESMTDVIFNGSTSRKPVSQASIELVFDNSDGTLVGEYASYAEISIRRKVTRDSQNSYYLNGTKCRRRDITDIFLGTGLGPRSYSIIEQGMISKLIEAKPEDLRNFIEEAAGISKYKERRRDTENRIRRTHENLARLTDLRDELGRQLERLQRQAQAAEKYQEYKAEERQLKAQLSALRWQALNEQVAQRESVIGNQEVGFEALVADQRSADAAIERLRDGHHDLSERFNLVQGRFYSVGGDIARVEQSIQHGQQRLRQLQDDLREAERARQETESHLGHDRTLLATLGEELEMLEPEQDITLAAAEESAAALEEAETAMHGWQEQWDAFNLTSAEPRRQAEVQQSRIQQLETSLERLAERQRRLGEERQLLAADPEDAAILELSEDLAARDMALEELNAEEEQLIERLEQLRVDLQQATQSQQQAQGDLQRLNGRIASLEALQQAALDPGTGTAEWLRDHQLSERPRLAEGLRVEAGWELAVETVLGADLNAVLVDEFAGLDLAGFSQGDLRLVSAGADVTRIPGSLLDKVETQVDLTHWLGPVKPVETLDDALSLRGQLSAGQSLISRDGYWVGRDFLRVRRASEAESGVLARGQELQRLEAEREEREATLAALDEQLLSQREQQRTQEDHREQLRRRLQDEARQQSELKAQLSAAKAKVEQLTLRRTRLDEELTELAEQRAMEQETLGESRLQLQDALDSMALDTEQRELLLARRDSLRERLDRVRQEARQHKDHANQLAVRLGSLRAQHDSTRQALERLEMQSERLTEKREQLSLNLEEGAAPLEELRMKLEELLERRMVVDEEMRTAKNALEDADRELRDAEKRRTQAEQQSQLLRGQLEQQRLEWQTLTVRRKALQEQLHEDGYDLDGVLTTLTVDANEKDAEDELERIAARIQRLGAINLAAIDEYQQQSERKRYLDAQDADLVEALDTLESVIRKIDKETRNRFKETFDQINSGIQALFPKVFGGGSAYLELTGEDLLDTGVTIMARPPGKKNSTIHLLSGGEKALTALALVFAIFKLNPAPFCMLDEVDAPLDDANVGRYARLVKEMSQTVQFIYITHNKIAMEMADQLMGVTMHEPGCSRLVAVDVEEAMALVES
- a CDS encoding GntR family transcriptional regulator; its protein translation is MTFKAPDSLAEQIAHHLAERVIRGELKPGERIQEQKVTAALNVSRGSVREALLILERRHLIVILPRRGAQVSVLTPHNITSLCALMSEMYILLGLAVARSWKEPLDLAPFMQIQQRLIASGERQDVKAFVEDSFNVMRAAYPFANNPYLEETVENLQPSMSRFYFLALDQRQAEMSEYLTLFSQLLEAVVVRDLARIRDVLTRYAERSCQSVLSALEAS
- the xdhA gene encoding xanthine dehydrogenase small subunit, producing MIQFLLNQELKTEHALDPNVTVLNYLREHLHKSGTKEGCASGDCGACTVVVGELTTDAAGQEQLSYRSLNSCLTFVASLHGKQLLSVEDLKHRGQLHSVQQAMVDCHGSQCGFCTPGFIMSLFALQKNSTENASSESRQAQAHEALAGNLCRCTGYRPILAAAEQCCRAPQADQFDALKAQTIARLKAIVPTQTGELDSGDKRCLVPLTVADLADLYSAHPHARLLAGGTDLALEVTQFHRPLPVMIYVGNVAEMKTVQHFDDRIEIGAATSLTDCYDALSHEYPDFGQLLHRFASLQIRNQGTLGGNIGNASPIGDSPPLLIALGAQIVLRKGEQRRILALEDYFIDYRVTARQESEFIERIIVPRANARQTFRAYKVSKRLDDDISAVCAAFRLQVENDVIVDARAAFGGMAAIPKRATRCEQALIGQPWTEATVERACGALAEDFTPLTDFRASKEYRLLSAQNLLRKYFIEVKTPHIQTRVTDYV